The sequence below is a genomic window from Xylocopa sonorina isolate GNS202 chromosome 15, iyXylSono1_principal, whole genome shotgun sequence.
TACGAGAATTGTTGTCAAGTAAACGAGAGGAAATATGGTATTCGTGCGTTTAAAAGATGAAAGGTTCACCCGTTATAGAGATTGTTTGACTGCCGCCGTGTTGTATTTATAGAAAGAGCAGATAAGCAGTCACACTATGCCCACACGTATGTTGCCACGCACTTGTGTGCAGAAACCAAGTTCAATGTagaagtagcaatagtgtttcgcGAATATCTCGAAAAGTAAGGCCAAGAAGCGGTTATACGTTTGAGAAAAAGGCGTCTAAATTGTCAATTTGTTAATAATCGGTGAAGAAGCACTACTCCTATATTATGCATGTAATTACTACAAAAAAACTCCGTTGAAATACGTAGTCTTGTATACAATTAACTGACACGTATTTTCGATAACAGAAACTTTTCGTGcatagatacttttttttaagttcacTTGAATAAGTTGAAATATCTCGTGAATTATTAACTTTTTAGATTGTTTCAATCAAACGATTGATTCATATGAACTTTAACTTTAATCTACGTACAAAACAAAATGTGCACAACTCGTTTAAAACGCGTATTTGCAAACTATTGTTCAAATTACCTAAAACAAACGTTTCTATTATTTCTCTTTCCATTCTATTACTATTTGTACATTTGTTGTCTTATGTGCAAGTTTCAGCATGTTTAAATAAAAATGCAACCGTTTGCATGTGAAAATTTACGAAAACAAAATGTACACAACTCGTTTAAAACGCGTATTTGCAAACTATTGTACAAATCATCTAAAACAAACGTTTCTATTATTTCTCTTTCCATTCTATTACTATTTGTACATTTGTTGTCTTACGTGCAAGTTTCAGCATGTTTAAATAAAAATGCAACCGTTTGCACGAGAAAATTTACAAAAACAAAATGTACACAACTCGTTTAAAACACGTATTTGCAAACTATTGGTCAAATTATCTTAAACAAACGTTTCTATTACTTCTCTTTCAATTATATTTCTATGTGTACATTTGTTTTCTTTCCTGCTTGTTTCATCATGCTTGAACACAAATGCAACAGTTCGCACATGAAAATTTACAAACATATAAACATGGACTAGGATTAACAATGAAACCTTAAACACCAAACGTTACAGTTATTCAAAATACGTATATCGTGCGACAGCACTGTAACTGACCTGAGCAACGGGCTTCTTTCCACGAGTTTGGTAAGATTGGGTTCACACGTAAAAATTTACAAGCATATAGACGTGGATTAGGATTAACATTGAAGCCTTAAACACCTTAAAGTTACCCAAAACACGTATATCATGCGACAGCACTGTAACTGACCTGAGCAACGGGCTTCTTTCCACGAGTTTGGTAAGATTGGGTTCACACGTAAAAATTTACAAGCATATAGACGTGGATTAGGATTAACATTGAAGCCTTAAACACCTTAAAGTTACCCAAAACACGTATATCATGCGACAGCACTGTAACTGACCTGAGCAACGGGCTTCTTTCCACGAGTTTGGTAAGATTGAGTTCACACGTAAAAGTTTGCAATCATATAGACGTGAATTAAGATTAACATTGAAACCTTAAACACCTTACAGTTACCCAAAACATGTATATCATGCGACAGCACTGGAACTGACCTGAGCAACGGGCTTCTTTCCACGAGTTTGGTAAGATTGGGTTCACACGTAAAATTTACAAACATATAAACATGGATTAGGATTAACATTGAAACCTTAAACACCTTACATGACCTTACGTTACTTACAACACCTTACAGTTACCCAAAATACGTATCTCGTGCGACAGCACTGTAACTGACCTGAGCAACGAGCTTCTTTCCACGAGTTTGGTAAGATTGGGTTCACACATGAAAATTTACAAgcatgtagacgtggactagGATTAACATTGAAACCTTAAACACCTTATATGACCTTACGTTACTTACAACACCTTGCGTTACCCCAAACACGTAAATCGTGTGACAGCACTGGAACTGACCTGAGCAAAGGACTTCTTTCCACGAGTTTGGTAAGATTGGGTTCACACGTAAAAATTTACAAGCATATAGACATAGATTAGGATTAACATTGAAACCTTAAACACCTTACACGACCTTACGTTACTTACAACACCTTACAGTTACCCAAAATACGTATATCGTGCGACAGCACTGGAACTGACCTGAGCAACGGGCTTCTTTCCACGAGTTTCGTAAGATTGCGACGATTTCAGTGGTTTCGCTGGTGGCTTCACTTGTTGCTTGAACGGTTCCTCCACTTGTTTCCTCGGTTTGTTCGGTTTTGGTGCTGGTCGATACTGAACAGGTGCTGGCGGTGGGGTCGCCTGTATTCCTCCGCTCCTTCCTGTTGGGCCACCTGCCGTCGACAGCGAACGATAATGCACGGATTGACCGGATGGACCCACATTGCCAGCAGTCCTCGATATCGAGCCAATCGCCTCGTGATTTGTTACAGCGCGTGGCACGTTTTCCTCGCTTTCTTCCGGGCTGTCTACCGGCTCGTTGCTCGAATCAGCTTCGTCGTCCTGGTTGTCGCGGTCTCGAGCAGACTCGTCTGGTTCCTCGCTCACTGGTTTCACTTGCGCAGGTAGCGAGGTCGGTCCACTTGGCAAATTGGGTCGCAGCGGTTTGACTGGTGCGAACGAGCTTGGACCCGTTCCTATGGAATCTTCTGGTCCTTTTGATCTGCTACTGTAAGATTAATAATAAAAGTTTAAATTAATTCCATTTAAATAACGTTAATTTCCAATTATGTTATTAACTCTTAAAGCTCTGTAGACGCATATATGCGTTTGGCGAATGTCATATGTGCAGCCTAAGGCCGCATTTatctgtttaaattaattccaTTTAAATAACGTTAATTTCCAATTATGTTATTAACTCTTAAAGCTCTGTAGACGCATATATGCGTTTGGCGAAAGTCATATGTGCAGCCTAAGGCCGCATTTatctgtttaaattaattccaTTTAAATAACGTTAATTTCCAATTATGTTATTAACTCTTAAAGCTCTGTAGACGCATATATGCGTTTGGCGAAAGTCATATGTGCAGCCTAAGGCCGCATTTatctgtttaaattaattccaTTTAAATAACGTTAATTTCCAATTATGTTATTAACTCTTAAAGCTCTGTAGACGCATATATGCGTTTGGCGAAAGTCATATGTGCAGCCTAAGGCCGCATTTatctgtttaaattaattccaTTTAAATAACGTTAATTTCCAATTATGTTATTAACTCTTAAAGCTCTGTAGACGCATATATGCGTTTGGCGAAAGTCATATGTGCAGCCTAAGGCCGCATTTatctgtttaaattaattccaTTTAAATAACGTTAATTTCCAATTATGTTATTAACCCTTAGAACTCTGTGGACGCATATATGCGTTTGACGAATGTTATATGTGCAGCCTAAGGCCGCATTTatctgtttaaattaattccaTTTAAATAACGTTAATTTCCAATTATGTTATTAACCCTTAGAACTCTGTGGACGCATATATGCGTTTGGCGAAAGTCATATGTGTAGTCTAAGGCCGCATTTATGTGTTTTCTCTAAGTCAACGGCCTGGACTAAGGGCGCAAATATGCGTTTGTCGATTTTTGCAATCAATATGCAGTCATTTTCGTGTAAAATTAATACAGGGTGACTCGTTAGTAATTTGCCTTCCTTAGGTAGCGGTTGGGCAATattaggatcataaaaactcgaGATTTTCAGCTGAGCTTAGGTcttcttgtaatttttttaacGTTATATTATTAACCGCACAATCTTTAGGACAGCAAGCCTCGCCGCGGCTGTAGAAGTGCAGTGTTGTACAAAGGTTTTTGCAGTTTTCTTATCGTGTTATAGAATGCCGTGTTGTAGAAGGGTCCTCGCAATTTACGAATCGTGTTATAGCCAAAATGTGTTATGAGATGACGTGTTGTAGGAGGGCTACCtgtattttcaaaatatcgTGTTGTCATTATAGTGTTAGCTAAATATAGTGATTGAATATATAGTGTATAGTATAGATATAGTGATATAGTGATAGATTATAGTGTTATCTAAATATAGTATTGTCATTATAGTGTTGTCTAAATATAGTATTGCCTTTATAGTGTTATCTAAATATAGTATTGTCATTATAGTGTTATCTAAATATAGTATTGTCATTATAGTGTTGTCCAAATATAGTATTGTCTTTATAGTGTTATCTAAATATAGTACTGTCATTATAGTGTTATCTAAATATAGTATTGTCATTATAGTGTTATCTAAATATAGTATTGTCATTATAGTGTTGTCTAAATATGTACAGTATTGTCATTGTAGTGTTGTCCAAATATAGTATTGTCTTTATAGTGTTATCTAAATATAGTACTGTCATTATAGTGTTATCTAAATATAGTATTGTCATTATAGTGTCATCTAAATATAGTATTGTCATTATAGTGTTGTCTAAATATAGTATTGTCATTATTATGTCATCTAAATATAGTATTGTCATTATAGTGTCATCTAAATATAGTATTGTCATTATAGTGTTATCTAAATATAGTATTGTCATTATAATGTCATCTAAATATAGTATTGTCATTATAGTGTCATCTAAATATAGTATTGTCATTATAGTGTTGTCTAAATATGTACAGTATTGCCATTATAGTGTTACATAGCATTTTTGAGTGACAGAGAGCATGTAACTCATGATATCTGACGTACTTGAATGCAATTGGACGTCGAATTCGTTGATTTGAAAGTCCAGGCTGCGTCGGAAGTGCCGGTCGAGCGGATGGCAGTCTCTGGAAGCGAGCTGACCGTAGAGTCGCTGGCAGTCCCCGCGGTGGTAAACCCTCCACATCTTGGTTAAACTGGCCCGAAGCCAACGCAGTGAAGCACACCAATAACTGCAAGGAAACTTTTATTTTACCACACACTTTTGAAATTTAAAAGAGTAAGAAATTTGGTACTTCTATACTTAATAAATATGAAGAGAGTAATTATTTAGTGTCACGTCAGATTTACTTCATTTTCACGCATGTATGCTTCTAGGGACGTTCTCGAAGGAGTTATAGAAATTATGTTACGCATGTACCAAACTATTGCTGCTATTGTGTTGAATTTTacctgttggattatttcaacatgtCAACATAGAAACAAAAACGAACACATTTcttgtgttaagaaatagaattctctaTATAAACAGAAGAAGAAAATTATGGATTTCCAATCAGTTTAGACTGAAGGGCCTGAAAGAAAAGCACATACAGATTTTGCATGATCATTTTTTTTTAGTTGGGTGGACCCCAGATTTTCTGTGGAGTATTCTCACAATTCTAAAGCCTTATAATAGAAGTATTTAGTTAAATAGAATATCAGACgttaaatttatttctatctttcatatcCAAATCCGTGGCAGTGTATGCGTCAGCAGAGTCACTTATTTAATTTTCATTAGAAATCAGTGGTGGCTTATATATAGACACTGTGCCTGTAAACTGCAATATCCCCAATTTCTACTTAATATTatcgataatatttaatataacgagtcttttttttctttaattctgtCTTTAGacttgtacaatatataatcCCTAAACTTAATGTCACTACTTATCTCTCAGTTTGTGAAAAAGATAGAAaaatcgttgcatggaactgtgcgcttcacagttccagcggcgtaGGGTTTGGTTATTATGTGCATGCGCACATAGAAGAAGAGAAAGCACTGTCGCTCCCGCAGTGCCAACTCTGGCGTATTTGTAGGAGGTAGTTTTTGTTTTTGCATCGCGTGCGTTGTACTTAAAAATTTAAACATAGCAATGTGTTAGTGAAAGAAACATGTACGTATAGACAAAATTTAGTACACTAGTAGCAATAGTTTTTGATAAGTACCTCGAATACTAAAGTTGTTTGCAATGTTGGTTATTGTGATATATTCAAATTTACTGAAATGGGTAAGATTAAACTAGTTCTATGTAATTATCAAATACAATTGTATGAAGGATATTTTTGCGTATGTATGTTACATTATAGACACTTTAAATTCGTCCTTTTGCAAATGAAGTACCTCTACTTAAGTATTCTATTTTAAAAAACAGCAAGTGTAAATTAGAAAATAGGAACTaaacaaatttaattgaaagGGACGCAGATATTTGTTTAAAAGTGATTAACAAATTAGTGAAAATACGAAAATACAAAGATAACTCATTTGATTAGTTAGATAACTCAGTTTATAATAGTTCTCTTGCAGCAGCTATCAGTAACTTAACATACATATTCATATAATAATTTATAGCAATTCGTGGATGTAACAGTAGTAGCCAAGTTATTAATTATATTCAACAAAATTTTCGCGATTTGGAGTCTCAGCTAGCACATTTGAAAAATACTCTTTCAATAGGGTTTAACAACAGTGAATACTGTGTTAAAGAAAAAGTAGAGTGTGTCTTGTCTGACCAACAAGATCACGCACTTTTTGAGCCTCAT
It includes:
- the LOC143430590 gene encoding LOW QUALITY PROTEIN: uncharacterized protein LOC143430590 (The sequence of the model RefSeq protein was modified relative to this genomic sequence to represent the inferred CDS: inserted 2 bases in 1 codon) encodes the protein MESWPACCPCHRNLNGDIGIRTRRRGVVRGSVRHKRADGTTPSVPTIATRDXRDTAMRVAVILLVCFTALASGQFNQDVEGLPPRGLPATLRSARFQRLPSARPALPTQPGLSNQRIRRPIAFNSRSKGPEDSIGTGPSSFAPVKPLRPNLPSGPTSLPAQVKPVSEEPDESARDRDNQDDEADSSNEPVDSPEESEENVPRAVTNHEAIGSISRTAGNVGPSGQSVHYRSLSTAGGPTGRSGGIQATPPPAPVQYRPAPKPNKPRKQVEEPFKQQVKPPAKPLKSSQSYETRGKKPVAQIIRRYRNDNADGSITWGFENDDGSYKEEIIGVDCITRGKYGYIDPDGIRREYTYETGIKCDEEQREEDEENGFVDYQENKLVLPDGKTIDLSSMGKKQTRRPRFLQRN